One segment of Geminicoccaceae bacterium DNA contains the following:
- a CDS encoding ABC transporter ATP-binding protein: protein MKQGLAESGSGLEVGNLSHAYGLSPVVRDVSFSMQPGEVHCLMGPSGCGKTTTLRLIAGLVPLQHGTIRLGGEVLAGPGIDIRCEQRRIGLMFQDLALFPHLTIAANVAFGLKSLKKPERRARVRELLQVVELERHADKFPHQLSGGEQQRVALARALAPHPRLMLLDEPFSALDSSLRAEVREHILALLRTSGVPTLLVTHDPEEAVCSGDRVHVMQDGLLVQSAAPDELYHRPANEFVANFFGPTLKFASRVKGGLVTTPLGMVAAPERGDGEDVDVLFRTEAVHLRADYRGDGLSGHIIGCRRLGPACNLSIRLDNGSTISLRKPSEIPHAVGMRMGFDIDQRFAFVFRKSEDIDVLCNY, encoded by the coding sequence GTGAAACAGGGCTTGGCGGAAAGCGGCTCCGGCCTTGAGGTCGGGAACCTGTCGCACGCCTATGGATTGTCTCCAGTCGTGCGGGATGTCAGCTTTTCCATGCAGCCGGGAGAGGTTCATTGCCTCATGGGCCCGTCGGGCTGCGGCAAGACGACGACGTTGCGGCTGATTGCCGGACTGGTTCCGTTGCAACATGGGACCATCCGGCTCGGTGGTGAGGTTCTTGCCGGCCCCGGCATCGACATACGCTGCGAACAGCGGCGCATCGGCCTCATGTTCCAGGATCTCGCGCTGTTCCCCCATCTCACGATCGCTGCCAACGTCGCGTTCGGATTGAAATCGCTGAAAAAGCCGGAGCGCCGTGCACGGGTCCGCGAACTTCTGCAGGTGGTGGAACTCGAACGCCATGCGGACAAATTCCCGCACCAGCTCTCCGGTGGAGAGCAACAGCGAGTGGCCCTTGCCCGCGCACTCGCGCCCCACCCGCGCCTGATGCTGCTGGACGAGCCGTTTTCCGCCCTCGATTCCAGCCTTCGTGCCGAGGTGCGCGAGCATATTCTCGCTCTCTTGCGCACATCGGGCGTGCCGACCCTGCTCGTCACTCATGACCCCGAGGAAGCGGTGTGCAGCGGAGACCGGGTTCATGTGATGCAGGACGGCTTACTCGTCCAGAGCGCGGCACCCGACGAACTCTACCACAGGCCGGCCAATGAATTCGTCGCCAATTTCTTCGGCCCGACGCTCAAGTTTGCGAGCCGGGTCAAGGGCGGGCTGGTGACGACGCCTCTGGGGATGGTGGCGGCCCCCGAGCGGGGTGATGGCGAGGATGTCGACGTCCTTTTCCGCACCGAGGCTGTCCATCTGCGCGCCGATTACCGTGGTGACGGGCTCTCCGGCCACATCATCGGTTGTCGCCGTCTCGGGCCGGCCTGCAACCTGTCCATCCGACTGGACAATGGTTCGACAATTTCCCTGCGCAAGCCGTCCGAGATCCCCCATGCCGTCGGAATGCGCATGGGCTTCGACATCGACCAGCGCTTCGCCTTCGTCTTCAGGAAAAGCGAAGATATCGACGTTCTGTGCAATTACTGA
- a CDS encoding beta-ketoacyl-ACP reductase, producing the protein MSRVALVTGGSRGIGAAISVALKEAGYRVAANYAGNDEAAGKFKAETGIPVYKWSVADYEACAEGIRQVEADLGPVEVLVNNAGITRDSMFHRMKPEQWNEVISTNLNGVFNMTHPIWPGMRDRKFGRVINISSVNGQKGQAGQANYSAAKAGDIGFTRALAQEGAKVGITVNAICPGYIGTEMVRAIDEKVLNERIIPQIPVGRLGEPEEIARCVVFLASDDAGFLTGSTISPNGGQFFS; encoded by the coding sequence ATGTCTCGAGTGGCACTGGTCACGGGTGGCAGCCGCGGCATCGGAGCGGCAATTTCTGTGGCCCTGAAGGAAGCGGGCTACAGGGTCGCCGCCAATTATGCAGGCAATGACGAAGCTGCCGGCAAGTTCAAGGCCGAGACCGGGATTCCTGTCTACAAATGGTCGGTGGCGGACTATGAGGCCTGCGCTGAGGGCATCCGACAGGTCGAAGCCGATCTGGGGCCTGTCGAAGTCCTGGTCAACAATGCGGGTATCACCAGGGATTCGATGTTCCATCGCATGAAGCCGGAACAGTGGAACGAGGTCATCTCGACCAACCTGAACGGCGTGTTCAACATGACCCATCCGATCTGGCCGGGCATGCGCGACCGCAAGTTTGGCCGGGTAATCAACATCTCTTCGGTCAATGGCCAGAAGGGTCAGGCCGGTCAGGCCAACTACTCCGCGGCCAAGGCCGGTGACATCGGCTTCACCCGCGCCCTTGCGCAGGAAGGTGCGAAGGTCGGTATCACCGTCAACGCCATCTGTCCGGGCTATATCGGCACGGAGATGGTGCGTGCCATCGACGAGAAGGTGCTCAACGAGCGCATCATCCCGCAGATCCCTGTGGGACGCCTCGGCGAACCGGAGGAGATCGCCCGCTGCGTGGTCTTTCTCGCCTCCGATGATGCGGGCTTCCTCACCGGCTCGACCATTTCTCCCAACGGGGGACAGTTCTTCAGCTGA